In the genome of Dromiciops gliroides isolate mDroGli1 chromosome 1, mDroGli1.pri, whole genome shotgun sequence, the window TCAAGTGTTTTTTCTTTGTGGattctttccaatttatcctggatatagcttgtttgtaacTGGTTGTTGTccaccccattagactgtgaagcTCCTGGAGAACAGtggatgtcttttgcctttctttgtatccccattgcttagcacatttTGCAGAATTTGGtatgtgcttaacaaatgttcattgactgactttATTGACTAGAATGTCTGGTGATTTTTCAGATGTTGCCAACTTGCGCCCTCTACTGAAATGTGGAACTGAAGAAATCACAGTGTCTCTGGACAAATGCCAAGTGGAGAGTTTGGGGTATACTGGCGAGATATTTGCCCACCTCAGAGATAGGAACTGCAGTGGGTTTTTGGAgatagatgagaaaaacaaacTGTCAGTGGTGAACCCAGCACGCGTTGGAGCATGTGGAACAACTCTGGAGGTAGGATTAGAATTAACTCTTTCTTTTctaggagatagaaagagatcaGAAGTCCAAGACTGATGTTTCCCATCTTCCCCAAAACaacaatattctatttttttaaattttgcagcaacaacagcaactacCTCCCACCCTCCACTACCCATTAAAAGCATATTCTATGACAATCCAGGGCTTGGATTTGCCACATCAGATAGTGATGTCAATTCTCTATCATGGGGAAAGAGTAAATAATCCTTCCTTTGTCAGTCCCTTCATGAATGAGGTCTTTATGAGCTTAATTTAACCCACTTCTTGTCAACAGAGTGTTTCTTGGGACATTCCAAAGCTTGACATCCAACTTCGGTTGGGTTGCTGAAATCATTATCTTGCACtaggatgatgataataatatgtgctggtaaatgttttacacTCAGATCTTGCAGTGGGGAAAGCATACTTGACACACTGCGAGGTTGAATCTGCATTactaatattttctatttctttcttaagtctagacaatcaacaaaacaataacaacaaaacaaaataataaatcaagtcttgACTTGTAATGTTTGGAATTTCAGAAATATAATGCTCATActcaaaatttaacaactggattTCCAACTGGTTGAGCTGTCTCCAGTGTACCTCTAAATTGCtaatatttctataatactttaatgttggcaaagtgctttacattgaTGATCTCATTTAATAAAGACTTTACCATGTGGTGATCAAAAATGTGCTAATTGTCGCCCCACATTTATCCCTTACAGAGCTGTAAGGGATATGTCTACTACATCTAGAATTAAATTCATTTCATCTCCACAAACAACATTGATGCCCTTCAAAGTTGAATTCCTGAGAGGGGACATTTCAATGAAAAGCAATAGGCTCAGAATATACTCGTGGAAAAATCCAAATTATGGAAGTGGTAATGAAtgagctaggtagtacagtggatacagtgccaggcctgaagtcaagatgactcctcttctggagttcaaatctgacttcagacatttactagttgtgtgaccctaagcaagttgcttaaccctttttgcctcagttttctcatctgtcaaatgagttgaaaaaggaaatagcaaaccactccagtatctgccaagaaaaccccaaatggggtcatgaagagttgaaaacaactgaatgagtcagaagacatgagttctaGTTCTAGCTATGCCTTGgtttcattatttattaaatgaaggAACCAGATGATTTAAAAGGTGGTCTCTAATTCTAAAATTCGTCATCACCATTGagtgatgatgaaaatgatggtggTAGTAAAAACAATACAGTGATTCTAAGACCTTCGAGGAACTATGATGTCTCTTTATTGGTTGAATTTTGTAATGCCCCCTAAAAGTACAAAATATTAtagatgcattttaaaaattaaatagtattttaaaaaattaaaatcaagcaAACTGAATTTTGCCTTAAAATGTTTTGAGAATTTACTGTTTCCCCTTTGggtaaatgaatatatatttacatatacatgtttaaatacacatatacatgcatccatatgtgtgtatatgatggTGGTGATAGGGGGTATGGTTAGGTGTTACTCTTTCAAGATAGAAACATAAAAGTTAATCTATGccattttaaaagtgagaaaCCACTACTGAGATTATCAGTGAAGGTATCTGAAGAAATGCTGAAGCTACTTATGTGTCTAAAAGTAAGGGTAGTAACATGGAatattttttccccccaagagaAATGCAACTCATGCCATTTATAAAAACACCCTGACCTTGGCCAACGAGTTCATCATCAGAGAAAAAGTTTTCGGCATTGACTTTCAGTGTGCCTACCCCCTGGATATGAAAGTCAGTCTCCATACAGCCACGAAGCCTATTGTCAGGTATGACACTGGAAGAGCTGCCTTGGTGAATGGTGCAATCTATCAATATATGTAGTTGCAATTTACAGTCTAGAGCACGTATGTAGCATGGATGGCACTCACCGTATATCCTCATCTGCTCTGGTTACAAGAATATTACCACTGACCCAATGTCAAGAGAGTATGAGTTAGggctcatttgtttttataattgtcatgtcattttttgttttacttgtgACCAATGGTGCCCATTTTATCTTGGCTAGGAGTGGAGAAACAGCATGAAGTTATGGAACAAATCAtaagtcaataggcatttattcaGTGCCCATCATGTTCCatgcacagtgctaagtgctaggaatacaaaggaaggcaaaagataattcctgcacttgaggagctcatagtctaatggggtgGCAATATGCCAACAAGTATGGACAAACCAacaatatataggataaatagaaaataatcaattGAAGGAATGCACTGGAATTATGAGGGTTGAAAAAGGTTTCctatggaaggtgggattttagttgggacttgaaagaagccaggaaaaccaggaagtagagatgaggagggagagcatgggggacagtcagtgaaaatggtCAGAACTATGAGACAGTGTCTATGGGacagcaagtaggccagtgtcactgtctgtgttggtcagctaggtggcacttcagtggataaagcactggtcctggattcaggaggacctgagttcaaatccaatctcagacacttgacacttactagctgtgtgaccctgagcaagtcacttaaccctcattgtcccacaaaaacaaaacaaaacaaaaacaaacaaacaagaaagaatatgtgtgtgtagagtGTATAAGgtgttagaagactggaaaggtgggggtggggtaggtgaAGGCTCCATAGCCCATAAGGAGATCAAACTCATAAAACACTGACTTCCTAAAACATtgacttcaaatgtgttttttacCATTGGAGGCAACTGCTTCCATTTTGTAAACCCTGAGTACAGTTCATTGTTACTCCCCTCTGGTTGGTAATGAcccccttccctccacctctcaCATGAATTTTGTTGGTTATCTCTAATGCCCTTGTCATACGATGTTGCATGTTATAGTTGTCTTTGTGCCTCAACCCCATTGACTATAAGCTCTCAGCTCTAAGGCACTGCTATTGTATTGTCTAATGGATGTGTCTTCCTTATCATTCATCACAGCGCTTTGCCCACAGTtggcttttaataaatatttgttgaatgaaagaatgaaaggtaAAAGGCTGATGTTTCTATCATTATTGGTCTTGTTCTAGTGCTCTGAACATTAGTGCCGCTGGCTCAGGAAAATTCCTAGTGAGAATGGCTCTCTTCCAAGACCAGAATTACACCTCCCCTTATGAAGGTTCCACTGCTGTATTATCTGTTGAATCCATACTCTATGTGGGTGCCATTTTATATCAAGGGGATACCTCCCAGTTCAAGCTACTGATGAAGAACTGCTATGCCACACCCACTAAAGATCCAACTGACCCCATAAAGTATTTCATCATTAGGAACAGGTATTTGCCACTTAATGGTTACCTGGGGGCAAAATGAAATTTCAGCCATAGGTCATCTGGGTCCTTATAGGATAACCTTACCACTATCATCCTCACAGCTGCCCAAACTTACATGATTCAACCATCAGAGTGGAGGAGAACGGGATATCTGCAGAAGGTCGCTTTTCAGTTCAAGTGTTTATGTTTGCTGGAAATCATGACCTTGTCTACCTGCACTGTGAAGTTCATCTCTGTGGCGGTGCCAAAGAACAATGTCGTCCAGTAAGTGCATCTTAAATATGATTGAATTCTTCTGCAGTGCCCCAAATCAGTGTTCATTTATAAGTTCTCCAAATCATACTAGAGTGATGGGGTCCTTGCCTTTAGGAGCTTTGCTAAGTATAAAATAGCTTAGAATAATCATTTTCTTTGGGTATTTTCCACTCCACTTCAGATTGGGATTCCCTTTTTTTAGAAGAAATTACTGAGGAGCAAAGGAGAAGTTACCTTACCCCAATCCACTAACTCAAGGACACTGTCTGTAAAAAGGCACCATTAGGGTTTTAGACATCTAAAAAGAAAGTGTCAAGTCAAGGGGAAAATTCTGGATATGGTAGATGGTAATCAAAGTTTGCTTACTGGAAGAAAGTGGATAGGAAAGGTAAGGAGGTAAAGGAGGTCATATATCATCATGTGGATTGGAGGAGTGGTCTGGAGGATATACAATTCTAAATCTGATACAAAATTATGGGGACCCAATTGAGGTCACTTTGGGAACTGATAAAGATAATATTTCTGACAAATACACTGAACAGCATATGAACAACATATTTGGATTATTGGGGATATTTGgattaggaaaaaggaaaagtggaAAGGCTAATAAAGAGAAACTTATAGTATTCTGGATGATGGAAGACATATGGAAAGCATGACTGATTCCAAAGTTAGTGCTTCTGGGTTCAGGGGCATGTGTCAGTTGGAAATCTCCAATTAGAAGCTCATCTGATAGGAATTTTCCACTCCAACAGTCTTGCTCTGGAATTCAACACCGCAGTGAAGTTACTATCAACACAGCTCATGTTCTGGATTTGGGACCTATTGCCCGGAGAGGTAAAAAGAACTTAACAATGATGAGAGTGTGGGGTCATTCATAACATCCTTGGAATAAGATCCAATTAACTTTCTATTTGGTTAATGGATTTGGTGGTTAGGACATTATTGGTGACCTTGATAAGAGCACTTTCAGTAGTaaggtggagggggtggggactACATGGTAAGGGTTTGGGGAATGAGTAGGTGGTGAGGAAATAAGTCattgaaagagagaagagagatgggaatCAGTTCGAATGGGCATCAGGGTCAAAAGAAGGATAGAAGCAACCAAGCAAACACAGCATGTTATTGAGTGGAGAGGAAGAAGTGAGAATTAGAGAGAAGGGTTGGTTGATAGAACACAGCCTGAAGCAAAAAGGACAGCTTTAAATGtgaaagaagttttaaaaaaggaaataagcatatTACATATTGAGGGGGTAGGTGAGGGGGGATACAGTCCAATCACTTTTTACATTAATATTCTTATTGGTTGAGCTTatgggttttaatttttaaaattaaaacatatatatgtattagcTTATCTTCCCATGTTCCATGCCTCATAGCCTCCTTTACTTGTTAATCAACCAACAGACATTTGTTCAGCCTCTTCTGTGTGCAAGACAttttgctaggcactggggatataatgaCAAAAGTtcaatagtccctaccctcaaggagtttacaatctagttggggGAAACAATGTGTACATAGAGAGttacatacaaaatagatacaagtcGATTTtataatgggggtggggagtggtgaAAGTACTAGCAGTTAAAGTATAGTTGGCGAATCAGGAATACAGGAGGTATTTTCTGAGGTGGGCCTTGAAGAatactaaggattctaagaggcagaggtaaggagcgCATTCCAAGCATAGCAGACAGTCTGTCCAAAGGCAGAGATGGGAATGGAGTATTCTGTATGAAGAACAGTAAgaagtccaatttggttcagctaTAGTGTATATAAAAGAAAGTAATGTATTTATTGCACAATAAACTTTTCCATGGCTGGAAAAGTAAGCTGAAGATCAACAAAAGGGTCTATATTTGGTCCTTGAAATAACAGGGAGCCATTGGACTTTATTCAACCAAGggcaacatggtcagacttgcatttTAACACTTTAGGAAGATGGCTTTGTTGGCTGTGTggaggagaatggattggagaaggggagagacttggggaagggaaatcaattaggaggctattgccatAGTCCAGGTGGAAAATTAGGATCTGAAC includes:
- the GP2 gene encoding pancreatic secretory granule membrane major glycoprotein GP2 isoform X2, whose product is MKRVYLLFAACIYYFFTLALATQKGSANTLLRSSYQLGLDCGVPGINGAHVCSDPCDNYTTLVEAWRSSTQSTNVKTCDDDKEGWYRFSGPGGVRLPEKCVPVNRCGTDAPLWLNGSHPLKEEGIVIRTACAHWSNNCCLWNTVVKVKACPGGFYVYKLNGTPECDLAYCTDPNTIDPVEPKCDLNCSHQEECRLVNGTWGCHCRQDLNISDVANLRPLLKCGTEEITVSLDKCQVESLGYTGEIFAHLRDRNCSGFLEIDEKNKLSVVNPARVGACGTTLERNATHAIYKNTLTLANEFIIREKVFGIDFQCAYPLDMKVSLHTATKPIVSALNISAAGSGKFLVRMALFQDQNYTSPYEGSTAVLSVESILYVGAILYQGDTSQFKLLMKNCYATPTKDPTDPIKYFIIRNSCPNLHDSTIRVEENGISAEGRFSVQVFMFAGNHDLVYLHCEVHLCGGAKEQCRPSCSGIQHRSEVTINTAHVLDLGPIARRDSPSVPVTSGATSPLGFLMIWPGLLLSVLGIFLFH
- the GP2 gene encoding pancreatic secretory granule membrane major glycoprotein GP2 isoform X1, yielding MKRVYLLFAACIYYFFTLALATQKGSANTLLRSSYQLGLDCGVPGINGAHVCSDPCDNYTTLVEAWRSSTQSTNVKTCDDDKEGWYRFSGPGGVRLPEKCVPVNRCGTDAPLWLNGSHPLKEEGIVIRTACAHWSNNCCLWNTVVKVKACPGGFYVYKLNGTPECDLAYCTDPNTIDPVEPKCDLNCSHQEECRLVNGTWGCHCRQDLNISDVANLRPLLKCGTEEITVSLDKCQVESLGYTGEIFAHLRDRNCSGFLEIDEKNKLSVVNPARVGACGTTLERNATHAIYKNTLTLANEFIIREKVFGIDFQCAYPLDMKVSLHTATKPIVSALNISAAGSGKFLVRMALFQDQNYTSPYEGSTAVLSVESILYVGAILYQGDTSQFKLLMKNCYATPTKDPTDPIKYFIIRNSCPNLHDSTIRVEENGISAEGRFSVQVFMFAGNHDLVYLHCEVHLCGGAKEQCRPSCSGIQHRSEVTINTAHVLDLGPIARRVDSPSVPVTSGATSPLGFLMIWPGLLLSVLGIFLFH